A stretch of the Archangium violaceum genome encodes the following:
- a CDS encoding chemotaxis protein CheW, producing MVDSPSMTAEAQAKRASVQKRLALLEEEIVRLRRELATLGVDQRLPGLYLTVEVAGSTALLPVEAVMEVVRLVAIEPLPAALPHVRGTMLYRGTPAVVVDLSAMLGVQREPDLDAHLVICGGARTVAVLVDRVRDLVESPVLVEGSLSGEDTNPWDRTGLMAGLCRTPEGIRPLIRASAILSVPEGA from the coding sequence ATGGTCGATTCCCCTTCGATGACGGCTGAAGCCCAGGCGAAGCGCGCGTCAGTACAGAAACGCCTGGCGTTGCTGGAAGAGGAGATCGTCCGGCTACGTCGGGAACTGGCCACGCTCGGCGTGGATCAGCGGCTGCCCGGTCTCTACCTCACGGTGGAGGTGGCCGGCTCCACTGCCCTGTTGCCCGTGGAAGCGGTGATGGAGGTGGTCCGGCTGGTGGCCATCGAGCCGCTGCCGGCCGCGCTCCCCCATGTGCGGGGCACCATGCTCTACCGGGGCACGCCCGCGGTGGTGGTGGATCTGTCCGCGATGCTCGGGGTGCAGCGGGAGCCGGATCTGGACGCACACCTGGTCATCTGCGGAGGCGCACGCACCGTGGCGGTGCTGGTGGACCGGGTGAGGGATCTCGTCGAGTCCCCGGTGTTGGTGGAGGGTTCCCTCTCGGGCGAGGACACCAACCCCTGGGATCGGACGGGGTTGATGGCGGGCCTGTGCCGTACCCCCGAGGGCATCCGTCCGCTGATCAGGGCCTCGGCCATCCTGTCCGTTCCGGAGGGGGCGTGA